The genomic DNA TTTTGATTTTAAGATTAATTTTTATTTGGTTTTATCAAGTAATAAAATGAGGAAAAAAATTTTAAATTTTCCTCATTAAAATTATTAAGATTGAACATTTCATTTAATAATTTGAGTTTGAGTGATTCAATTAATTTTTTGGTAAAAGTAATTCTTTAGCAAGTTTGTTTAATAATTCTTGAATATTTTTAAATTCAGTATCATCATTGAATAATGCTTTTTTAGATTTTAGTCATTTTTTTTCATTTTCATTTAGTTTATCAAATTCTTTTCTTCCTGCAGCAAGAGCTTCATCAGCTAGCATTTTTTTAGTTTTATCACCTATGTAGGTTTTAGTGATATCGACCCATTTTTTTTCAAAACCTTCAAATTGGAAACCATCCAAAACACCAAATTGGAAACCACCTAATTCATTTACTGGATTAGTTGATAAATCTGCTTCTTGTGAAGTGGCAACTTTTGCAATCGCATCATATGCTGCTTGACCTAAACTTTTTGTTATTGATGTAAAAAATAATTCCTTTTTGTTTCCTTGCGCAGCAATTGCTTGATCAGTATCAACACCAATGACATATTTATTTTTCATTTCTTCTTTTGCAATGATTACTCCAACTGCTTGACCTGCAACAGGTAAAACCATTTTTGGATTTTGTGAAAGAATCTTACTAATAACTGTATCCATTTGCGTCCCGGTGTCAAAACCTGAACTTAGATCAATTTCAGGGGAAGTGATATAAACTTTTTTATCTTCTGTTGCATCTTTATTTCATCAGTATACACCCTTCATGAATCCTTCAATAAAATCAGTGACAGCTTCCTCAGATCTTCCACCAAACGTACCAAAAGTTCGATCTTTTTTATCTTTTTCATTTGATAAGAATTTAGCAGCAGCATATCCGGCTGAAAATGAAGCTTCTTTGGTATCAAATTCTTGATAAATGCTATGTCCTTTAATACCATTAGCATCTTTATTTGAAAAATCTTGGGCAATAAAAATAATTTTATTTTTCTTTACTTCTTCAATATTTTTTTCAATTCAACTTCTAATTCGGTCTTTATGATTAAAACCAGATAGTAATCATATGTTGTAACCTTTATTTAAAGCTTGATTATATACTTCATCAAATTTATGATCCTTAATCT from Metamycoplasma alkalescens includes the following:
- a CDS encoding BMP family ABC transporter substrate-binding protein; its protein translation is MKNKIFKKIGLIPIIIAFGAMPLIAARCNNSKYSHPKAPKQPIAQVEINEKFNLTPEQLKNFDKKIILITDSGDLNDKAFNQSSWEGLLHFADIQSKLSRDKYGALEIKDHKFDEVYNQALNKGYNIWLLSGFNHKDRIRSWIEKNIEEVKKNKIIFIAQDFSNKDANGIKGHSIYQEFDTKEASFSAGYAAAKFLSNEKDKKDRTFGTFGGRSEEAVTDFIEGFMKGVYWWNKDATEDKKVYITSPEIDLSSGFDTGTQMDTVISKILSQNPKMVLPVAGQAVGVIIAKEEMKNKYVIGVDTDQAIAAQGNKKELFFTSITKSLGQAAYDAIAKVATSQEADLSTNPVNELGGFQFGVLDGFQFEGFEKKWVDITKTYIGDKTKKMLADEALAAGRKEFDKLNENEKKWLKSKKALFNDDTEFKNIQELLNKLAKELLLPKN